A portion of the Microbulbifer agarilyticus genome contains these proteins:
- a CDS encoding paraquat-inducible protein A — MEQSSQYQELSDEHEVVWKRACHQCDLLLTRSHAPVGQRLQCPRCGAILHRNMYRSVAHTAALSLTGLLLFIPTATLPLIEFSLFTFGAENTLMNGVMALFSAGYLWLASIVLFCSVLAPLAKFLLLGFICWGSAWVSMAKPVAKALRWYHHLQEWGMLDVYMLGILVALVKMSDLGKMTIEPGLYCFAAMMVISSATTVSFDAETVWARLARRAQIPRKPVVEPEEDAGDDSEQGSGEGVA, encoded by the coding sequence ATGGAGCAGTCTTCTCAATATCAAGAGCTGTCTGATGAGCACGAGGTAGTCTGGAAGAGGGCCTGTCATCAGTGCGATCTGCTACTCACGCGCTCTCACGCGCCAGTGGGGCAGCGCCTGCAATGTCCTCGATGTGGGGCAATACTGCACCGCAACATGTACCGGAGTGTGGCGCACACGGCTGCACTGAGCCTGACGGGGCTGCTGCTGTTTATTCCCACCGCAACACTGCCACTTATTGAGTTTTCACTGTTCACGTTTGGCGCAGAAAACACTCTGATGAACGGGGTGATGGCCTTGTTTTCGGCGGGCTATCTCTGGCTTGCCTCTATTGTATTGTTTTGCAGTGTGCTGGCGCCGTTAGCCAAGTTTTTACTGTTGGGATTTATCTGCTGGGGCAGCGCCTGGGTCAGCATGGCGAAGCCGGTGGCGAAAGCGCTGCGCTGGTACCACCATTTGCAGGAGTGGGGAATGCTCGATGTGTATATGTTGGGCATCCTGGTGGCGCTGGTGAAGATGTCGGATCTCGGAAAGATGACGATTGAGCCTGGGCTCTACTGCTTTGCGGCAATGATGGTGATTTCCAGCGCGACGACTGTGTCGTTCGATGCCGAAACGGTCTGGGCGCGACTTGCCCGTCGCGCCCAGATCCCGCGCAAGCCGGTCGTGGAACCTGAGGAAGATGCCGGCGACGATTCTGAGCAGGGCTCGGGGGAGGGGGTCGCGTGA
- a CDS encoding TolC family outer membrane protein encodes MTRSAKGPIARKLSRPMKSLLAATVLGLGTGLSAVQAQADTLWEIYLQSLDNDPQLAADRAAYRAGLEAKNLGRSALLPQINSSADYRTISTDSESLTQTCPDGTRLCPQEDLIDGTATGDTSIDSFNYGARLDQAIFDLPAWFGYKQGKIVSEQAAAEFSADQQDMMLRVASAYFDVLRAHDVLDAAIAEEEALAKQLEQTQQRFEVGLTAITDVYDSRSAYDSSVARRLTAQDDLLSRFDALSVLTGKDHNDVAPLQDTFTVAPPNPSDRAAWVEFALTNNFTLKAARLQSDASRYNARAAAADHLPTLYGSLAYDKLKRDGKSSGATRFPDFDPFTSELPVDETIETKIAAITLEMPIYSGGRLSASRREARNLAFQAQDLRNLTERNTIQNTRTLHRAVTTDTSRVEAREQAVISAKSALDATQAGYEVGTRNIVDVLLAQRTLALSQTDYANALYDYILNTLNLKLVAGLLGPDDLQELDASLNPSMPVSRAHILDSGAPGFSK; translated from the coding sequence ATGACAAGAAGTGCAAAAGGGCCCATCGCTCGCAAACTGAGCCGCCCAATGAAATCCCTGCTCGCCGCGACCGTACTGGGTCTGGGGACTGGCCTGAGCGCCGTGCAGGCGCAAGCCGATACTCTGTGGGAAATCTACCTGCAGTCTCTGGACAACGACCCGCAACTGGCTGCGGATCGCGCTGCCTACCGCGCAGGCCTGGAGGCGAAGAACCTCGGCCGCTCCGCGCTGCTTCCACAAATCAATTCCAGTGCAGACTACCGGACGATTAGCACCGACTCAGAGTCACTGACACAAACCTGCCCCGATGGCACACGCCTGTGTCCGCAGGAAGACTTGATCGACGGTACCGCGACTGGCGACACTAGTATCGACAGCTTTAACTACGGTGCGCGCCTGGACCAAGCCATCTTCGACCTGCCTGCCTGGTTCGGCTACAAGCAGGGCAAAATTGTCAGCGAGCAGGCAGCCGCCGAATTTAGTGCCGATCAGCAAGATATGATGCTGCGTGTGGCCAGCGCTTACTTCGACGTACTACGCGCCCACGACGTGCTGGATGCGGCCATTGCCGAAGAAGAGGCCCTGGCCAAACAGCTGGAGCAAACACAGCAGCGTTTTGAGGTGGGACTGACCGCAATCACGGACGTCTACGACTCCCGCTCAGCTTACGACAGCTCTGTGGCGCGTCGCCTCACCGCGCAGGACGACCTGCTGAGCCGCTTCGACGCACTGTCAGTACTGACAGGCAAGGACCACAATGACGTAGCGCCGCTGCAAGACACCTTTACCGTCGCACCGCCAAACCCCTCTGACCGCGCCGCCTGGGTCGAGTTTGCACTGACCAACAACTTCACCCTGAAGGCAGCTCGCCTGCAGTCGGATGCTTCGCGCTACAACGCACGCGCTGCGGCGGCCGACCACCTGCCAACGCTGTACGGCTCACTGGCATACGACAAGCTCAAGCGTGACGGTAAAAGTTCCGGTGCCACCCGTTTCCCGGATTTCGATCCCTTCACATCAGAGCTGCCCGTCGACGAAACCATCGAGACCAAAATTGCGGCCATCACACTGGAAATGCCGATTTATTCTGGCGGCCGCCTCAGCGCCAGCCGTCGCGAAGCGCGCAACCTGGCATTCCAGGCACAGGACCTGCGCAACCTGACCGAGCGCAACACCATTCAGAACACCCGCACCCTGCACCGCGCGGTGACCACCGACACCAGCCGGGTAGAAGCCCGTGAACAGGCGGTGATTTCCGCGAAAAGCGCACTGGATGCGACCCAGGCCGGCTATGAGGTAGGTACTCGTAACATTGTTGACGTGCTACTGGCACAGCGCACCCTGGCACTCTCTCAAACCGATTACGCCAATGCGCTGTACGACTACATCCTCAACACCCTGAATCTGAAGCTAGTAGCGGGCCTGCTGGGACCGGACGACCTGCAAGAACTGGATGCCAGCCTGAACCCGAGCATGCCGGTATCCCGCGCGCACATCCTCGATAGCGGCGCCCCGGGCTTTAGTAAATAA
- a CDS encoding paraquat-inducible protein A: protein MNRPARALSHGFWTCLGCRQLVRVKPGIHTCFCPRCGARMHGRVEASLMLTWALTITGALLLIPANVLPVMTVIYLGAGDPSTIIGGVFELYHAGFWGIALIVFIASIAVPVMKLVGLVILCLVVQLRLNVPPRQSMRIYRVVSAIGRWSLLDLFMISILVALVDMGAIAEVAAGPGSTAFATVVIVTMFAVRAFDPRLVWDVYESKTAESSVQSMPSDQPSQVRELDS from the coding sequence GTGAACCGACCCGCCCGTGCACTGTCTCATGGTTTCTGGACGTGTCTGGGGTGTCGCCAGCTGGTGCGTGTGAAGCCCGGTATCCATACCTGCTTTTGCCCCCGCTGCGGCGCGCGCATGCACGGCCGGGTGGAGGCGAGCCTGATGTTGACTTGGGCGCTGACCATTACGGGCGCGCTGTTGTTGATACCGGCGAACGTGTTGCCGGTAATGACGGTGATTTATCTGGGGGCGGGCGATCCCAGTACCATCATTGGCGGTGTGTTTGAGTTATACCACGCGGGTTTCTGGGGCATTGCGCTGATCGTGTTTATCGCGAGTATCGCGGTTCCGGTGATGAAACTGGTGGGGCTGGTGATTTTGTGCCTGGTGGTCCAGTTGCGCCTCAATGTTCCGCCGCGTCAGTCCATGCGGATTTACCGGGTGGTGAGCGCCATTGGCCGCTGGTCACTGCTGGATCTGTTTATGATCTCGATACTGGTGGCGCTTGTGGATATGGGTGCCATTGCCGAGGTTGCTGCAGGGCCGGGCAGTACCGCATTTGCCACCGTGGTGATCGTTACCATGTTTGCGGTGCGTGCGTTTGATCCGCGGCTGGTATGGGATGTATACGAGTCGAAGACGGCTGAATCCAGTGTGCAATCGATGCCTTCGGATCAGCCGTCTCAGGTTCGCGAGCTGGATAGCTAA
- a CDS encoding NAD-dependent epimerase yields the protein MKYLITGNAGFIGFHVARTLMARGDEVVGIDNVNDYYETSLKEARLRKLESTAQQHGVAYQFVRANIADRAALDRCFAEHEFDRVIHLAAQAGVRHSIEHPESYVESNLVGFSNLLEVCRQAKAPHLSYASTSSVYGGNTTMPFSEDHGVDHPLQFYAATKRANELMAHSYSHLFRLPTTGLRFFTVYGPWGRPDMALFKFTRLILEGKPTPVFNHGHHTRDFTYIDDIVQGVIKSSDQIAAPDTSWSSAQPEPATSNAPFRVFNIGNGNPAQLSDYIDALEQALGKKAIREMLPMQPGDIPDTHADTGKLEQAVGYRPDTSVVDGVQRFVDWYRDYYEV from the coding sequence ATGAAGTATCTGATCACCGGCAACGCCGGCTTTATTGGCTTCCACGTTGCTCGCACTCTGATGGCCCGGGGCGACGAAGTCGTTGGTATCGACAACGTCAACGATTACTACGAAACCAGCCTCAAAGAAGCCCGTCTGCGGAAGCTTGAGAGTACCGCCCAGCAACACGGGGTTGCCTACCAGTTTGTCCGCGCCAACATTGCTGATCGCGCTGCGCTGGATCGCTGCTTTGCCGAGCACGAGTTTGACCGGGTAATCCATCTGGCGGCCCAAGCCGGGGTACGCCACTCCATCGAGCACCCGGAATCCTATGTAGAGAGCAATCTGGTGGGTTTCTCCAACCTGCTTGAAGTCTGCCGCCAGGCCAAGGCTCCGCACCTGAGCTACGCCAGTACCAGCAGTGTCTACGGCGGCAATACCACCATGCCGTTCAGCGAAGATCACGGGGTGGACCACCCGCTGCAGTTTTACGCCGCGACCAAGCGCGCCAACGAACTGATGGCACACAGCTATAGCCACCTGTTCCGCCTGCCCACCACTGGACTGCGTTTCTTCACCGTATACGGCCCCTGGGGGCGCCCGGACATGGCTCTGTTCAAGTTCACCCGCCTGATCCTCGAGGGCAAGCCGACCCCGGTGTTTAACCACGGCCACCACACCCGCGACTTCACCTATATCGACGACATTGTGCAAGGTGTGATCAAGTCCAGCGATCAAATCGCGGCACCCGATACAAGCTGGTCCAGCGCGCAGCCGGAGCCGGCCACAAGCAACGCCCCTTTTCGGGTGTTCAATATCGGCAACGGCAATCCCGCGCAGTTGTCGGACTATATCGATGCGCTGGAACAAGCGCTGGGGAAAAAGGCGATTCGCGAAATGCTGCCTATGCAGCCGGGAGATATTCCGGATACCCATGCGGATACCGGTAAGCTGGAGCAGGCGGTGGGTTATCGCCCAGACACCAGCGTGGTGGATGGCGTGCAGCGATTTGTGGATTGGTATCGGGACTACTACGAGGTTTAA